The following coding sequences are from one Haliotis asinina isolate JCU_RB_2024 chromosome 3, JCU_Hal_asi_v2, whole genome shotgun sequence window:
- the LOC137276890 gene encoding uncharacterized protein isoform X1, with protein MVKLMVKLMVKLMSEHTQIRGVTVMGVLLWYWPLVMHDGVHAVSIEFNCLRKGTGCKAGGRCTPEGDCVCPGTRGGFDCSHDTSTNAADQRSCGCNEAAQGFFCKTNGDCFCPPSHYGNKCQFRTLQLVCSLPGKIITNINVPGASTARVFLKDKRGLCDFSTTVPADTPAGWVGTFLETGIDTSSNCPAETLTYSNGVVGYCVTSVLQYNPLYISGQDAAIRLCCTDTVVSKDVGQLQPVDRSTTPAPQRTSLVRASSAMTLLLAVLACSVTVLLR; from the exons ATACGCGGTGTCACCGTGATGGGGGTGCTGCTGTGGTATTGGCCACTTGTAATGCACGACGGCGTTCACGCCGTTTCTATAG AGTTTAACTGTCTTCGAAAGGGTACAGGCTGTAAGGCTGGAGGCAGATGCACCCCAGAAGGAGACTGTGTCTGTCCGGGCACCAGAGGGGGCTTTGACTGCTCTCACG ACACCTCCACTAATGCTGCGGATCAGAGAAGCTGTGGGTGTAACGAGGCTGCCCAAGGGTTCTTCTGTAAGACGAACGGAGATTGCTTCTGTCCACCTTCTCACTACGGAAACAAGTGTCAGTTCAGAACGC TTCAGCTCGTCTGCTCCCTTCCCGGAAAAATAATCACCAACATCAATGTTCCGGGAGCTAGTACCGCACGTGTCTTCCTCAAAGACAAGAGAGGACTTTGTGATTTTAGTACAACTGTCCCTGCCGACACTCCTGCAGGCTGGGTTGGAACATTTCTGGAGACCGGCATTGACACCAGTTCTAACTGTCCAGCAGAGACTCTCACATATTCA AATGGTGTTGTTGGATATTGCGTGACCTCGGTGCTACAATACAACCCCCTATATATCAGTGGGCAGGACGCTGCCATCCGTCTCTGCTGCACGGATACTGTAGTGTCCAAGGATGTGGGTCAGCTTCAGCCTGTTGATCG GTCTACGACGCCGGCACCACAACGCACGTCCCTCGTCCGCGCCTCCAGTGCAATGACCCTTCTCCTGGCTGTCCTGGCGTGCAGTGTCACTGTTCTGCTGCGATAA
- the LOC137276890 gene encoding uncharacterized protein isoform X2 — MARIRGVTVMGVLLWYWPLVMHDGVHAVSIEFNCLRKGTGCKAGGRCTPEGDCVCPGTRGGFDCSHDTSTNAADQRSCGCNEAAQGFFCKTNGDCFCPPSHYGNKCQFRTLQLVCSLPGKIITNINVPGASTARVFLKDKRGLCDFSTTVPADTPAGWVGTFLETGIDTSSNCPAETLTYSNGVVGYCVTSVLQYNPLYISGQDAAIRLCCTDTVVSKDVGQLQPVDRSTTPAPQRTSLVRASSAMTLLLAVLACSVTVLLR; from the exons ATACGCGGTGTCACCGTGATGGGGGTGCTGCTGTGGTATTGGCCACTTGTAATGCACGACGGCGTTCACGCCGTTTCTATAG AGTTTAACTGTCTTCGAAAGGGTACAGGCTGTAAGGCTGGAGGCAGATGCACCCCAGAAGGAGACTGTGTCTGTCCGGGCACCAGAGGGGGCTTTGACTGCTCTCACG ACACCTCCACTAATGCTGCGGATCAGAGAAGCTGTGGGTGTAACGAGGCTGCCCAAGGGTTCTTCTGTAAGACGAACGGAGATTGCTTCTGTCCACCTTCTCACTACGGAAACAAGTGTCAGTTCAGAACGC TTCAGCTCGTCTGCTCCCTTCCCGGAAAAATAATCACCAACATCAATGTTCCGGGAGCTAGTACCGCACGTGTCTTCCTCAAAGACAAGAGAGGACTTTGTGATTTTAGTACAACTGTCCCTGCCGACACTCCTGCAGGCTGGGTTGGAACATTTCTGGAGACCGGCATTGACACCAGTTCTAACTGTCCAGCAGAGACTCTCACATATTCA AATGGTGTTGTTGGATATTGCGTGACCTCGGTGCTACAATACAACCCCCTATATATCAGTGGGCAGGACGCTGCCATCCGTCTCTGCTGCACGGATACTGTAGTGTCCAAGGATGTGGGTCAGCTTCAGCCTGTTGATCG GTCTACGACGCCGGCACCACAACGCACGTCCCTCGTCCGCGCCTCCAGTGCAATGACCCTTCTCCTGGCTGTCCTGGCGTGCAGTGTCACTGTTCTGCTGCGATAA
- the LOC137276890 gene encoding uncharacterized protein isoform X3: MVKLMVKLMVKLMSEHTQIRGVTVMGVLLWYWPLVMHDGVHAVSIDTSTNAADQRSCGCNEAAQGFFCKTNGDCFCPPSHYGNKCQFRTLQLVCSLPGKIITNINVPGASTARVFLKDKRGLCDFSTTVPADTPAGWVGTFLETGIDTSSNCPAETLTYSNGVVGYCVTSVLQYNPLYISGQDAAIRLCCTDTVVSKDVGQLQPVDRSTTPAPQRTSLVRASSAMTLLLAVLACSVTVLLR; this comes from the exons ATACGCGGTGTCACCGTGATGGGGGTGCTGCTGTGGTATTGGCCACTTGTAATGCACGACGGCGTTCACGCCGTTTCTATAG ACACCTCCACTAATGCTGCGGATCAGAGAAGCTGTGGGTGTAACGAGGCTGCCCAAGGGTTCTTCTGTAAGACGAACGGAGATTGCTTCTGTCCACCTTCTCACTACGGAAACAAGTGTCAGTTCAGAACGC TTCAGCTCGTCTGCTCCCTTCCCGGAAAAATAATCACCAACATCAATGTTCCGGGAGCTAGTACCGCACGTGTCTTCCTCAAAGACAAGAGAGGACTTTGTGATTTTAGTACAACTGTCCCTGCCGACACTCCTGCAGGCTGGGTTGGAACATTTCTGGAGACCGGCATTGACACCAGTTCTAACTGTCCAGCAGAGACTCTCACATATTCA AATGGTGTTGTTGGATATTGCGTGACCTCGGTGCTACAATACAACCCCCTATATATCAGTGGGCAGGACGCTGCCATCCGTCTCTGCTGCACGGATACTGTAGTGTCCAAGGATGTGGGTCAGCTTCAGCCTGTTGATCG GTCTACGACGCCGGCACCACAACGCACGTCCCTCGTCCGCGCCTCCAGTGCAATGACCCTTCTCCTGGCTGTCCTGGCGTGCAGTGTCACTGTTCTGCTGCGATAA